CGGACTCGGGCTGCTGGCCGCCCGGCACACGCCGCCGGACGCCCGGCCCAGCCCGGACGAGCGGCACCTGACCGCGGCCGAGGACGCGGTCACCGCCGGTGACCTCGACCTCGCCCGGGAGATCGCCCGCGAAGTGCTGAGCAGCGCGACCGAGCCCTCCGACCGGGTGCGCGCCTGGATGATCGTGATCGACACGGCCGGTCACGCCATGTCGGAGGTCGACGCCGCCTTCCCGGAGGCGCTCGCCGACGCGGGCGACGACCCGCGGCTGCTCGCCCTGGTCCGCTACCAACTGGCCTGGCGGGCACTGCTGGTGGAGGGCGACTTCACCGAGTGCCGTGCGGAGGCCGCGCGCGCGGCGGAGCTGGCCGCACGGGCCGGCGACCGGCGTACCGAACTCATGGCCCTCGCCTTCCAGGCCCAGACCGAGACCCTGATGGGCCACCCGGAGGCGCCCGCCACCATCAAGCGGGCGCTGAAGGAGCCTCAGGACCCGCGGGCCGCGTGCCATCACAACGGCGCCGGCTCGGCCCGGTTCCGCTGGCTGATCATGAGCGACCAGCTGCCCGAGGCGCGGGCCGCGATCACCACCCTGCTGCGCGAGGCGCGGCGGCGCGGCATGGTCGAGAGCGAGGTGCACTTCCTGCGCGGGCTCGCCGAGACCGAACTGCGCTCCGGGCACTGCGGCCAGGCGCTCGAACTGGCCCGGGAGAGCCTGCGCCTGGCGCGCGACACCGGGATCGGCGAAGGCGCCTCCGCCATGCTCACCTCGCTCGCGGAGGCCTCCGGCGGCGAGGTGCAGCGAGCGCTCGAACTGGCCCGGGAGGCGGCGGCGCACGCCGAGGAGAACGGCGACCTGATGTACCTCTCGCGCGCTCTGGGCGCCCTCGGGCACGCCCAGTTGGTGGCCGGGGACGCCCAGGCGGCGGTCGAGGCACTGCGCCGGGTGCGGGAGCTGGAGCGCGGCCTCGGCATCACCGACCCGGCGCGCGGCCGCTGGCACGGCGACCTCGCCGAGGCGCTGGTGCGGATCGGCGAGCCGGTGGAGGCGCAGGACGTCATCGACGTCACGCGCACACATGCGCTGCGGCTCGGGCGCGAGAGCGTGCTCGCCGTACTGGACCGCGCTGAGGCGCTGGTACGCGCCGCACGCGGCGAACACGCGGCCGCCACAAGACAGTTGACCTCCGTGCAGGACCGACTGGCCAAGCTGGGCTACGGCCTGGAGGAGGCGCGGGCCGCGTACGCCCTGGCCTCCCTGCGCACCCTCCCCCACGCTCTCGGCCTCGGCCGGACGGCGGGGACCCCGCTGCCCGGCCCGACCACGTACGACGAGGCCTCCCGGCTCTTCCGCCGGTGCCGTGCACTGCCCTGGCTGCGCCAGGTGGAGACGGCGGCCGCGGCGCGTCCCGCGGCGCCGCCGCTCGCCTCCGCCGCCCTCGACACACTCGCCGCGACGGAACATCAGGTCGCCGCGCTCGTCATGGAGGGCGCCACCAACCGCGAGATCGCCGCGCGGCTGTTCATCAGCGTCAAGACGGTCGAGGCGACCCTCACCCGGGTCTACCGGAAGCTGGGCATCCGCTCGCGGGTGGACATCGTGCGGCTGGCGGCGGAACGCCGGACCGACTGACTCCGACCCTCCTGCGAGCGCGCTCGAACCTCCGCTGCACGCGTCCGGAGACCTGACGGAGTGACCCCTCGCGTCGCTGCACACGCTCGAGCCTCGCCCGGCGTTACGCTCGCGGAGGTTTACGCCCGGCGACCGAGGGTTTTCCCTCCCGAACTCCCCTAGGGGGTTCCCTCATTGGGAGGAGCCCATTCCGCCTTCTAGCGTGAGGGTGTGCCGCTCGCTCGGGCACTGGGGTCCGGTCCCGCGGTCCCCGTGCAGCACCCCCCACCCGCGCGTCCCCCCACCGGCAACCTTTCGAGGAGACCCATGTTCGGGTTCAACCGTGTCACGAAGACCGCCGCTGTCTGCGCGGCGACCGCTGCCGCCGCCGCGACCGCTCTGCTCGGCGCCCCCTCCGCCGTGGCCGCACCCCAGCCCATCGTCGGCGGGACGACGACCACGACGACCGCGTACCCGTTCATGATGCAGATCACGG
Above is a genomic segment from Streptomyces sp. R21 containing:
- a CDS encoding AAA family ATPase; translation: MTVRGDFDEPARPRPDLVIGREEVFAGAREHLAGGGSVLVHGPAGIGKSAVLRALAAEYAESARTVLRCSATESESHLPFLALADLFGLVADEVSDKLPAPQRTALESALTGRGESTLQRDGLALRLAVLSVLRALAAEGPVLIVADDLQWLDPASAELLGFAARRLGDMPVRMLCAVRTDTDPQGTQHDRYLRASPPETLAVRVNPLTRAQVGELLARRGHTDLPRSTVRDIHRTSGGNPLFALELGRALAESPTPPSPGEQLPVPTSLRALVLNRLEMLSAEARRTLLVVSAGARPTLALLHAAGRENAEAETASAAALGLLATERETPGIRFAHPLISAALYAEATAQERRAAHAALSTAASDPIERARHLALATTGTDPEVAGRLGEAAAAARDRGAPAVAAGLGLLAARHTPPDARPSPDERHLTAAEDAVTAGDLDLAREIAREVLSSATEPSDRVRAWMIVIDTAGHAMSEVDAAFPEALADAGDDPRLLALVRYQLAWRALLVEGDFTECRAEAARAAELAARAGDRRTELMALAFQAQTETLMGHPEAPATIKRALKEPQDPRAACHHNGAGSARFRWLIMSDQLPEARAAITTLLREARRRGMVESEVHFLRGLAETELRSGHCGQALELARESLRLARDTGIGEGASAMLTSLAEASGGEVQRALELAREAAAHAEENGDLMYLSRALGALGHAQLVAGDAQAAVEALRRVRELERGLGITDPARGRWHGDLAEALVRIGEPVEAQDVIDVTRTHALRLGRESVLAVLDRAEALVRAARGEHAAATRQLTSVQDRLAKLGYGLEEARAAYALASLRTLPHALGLGRTAGTPLPGPTTYDEASRLFRRCRALPWLRQVETAAAARPAAPPLASAALDTLAATEHQVAALVMEGATNREIAARLFISVKTVEATLTRVYRKLGIRSRVDIVRLAAERRTD